DNA from Polaribacter sp. NJDZ03:
GGTCTAACTCCGTAAATTTAAATAATGTGTATGGTGATATTTACCTAGATATTTTAGATGGAAGCGCAGCTATTAATTGCAATTATGGCAAGGTTTCTATTGGAAATTTATCAGCAGTAAATAATAATATTAACTTAGAGTATTGCACAACTTCAAATATTAATTATATGAAAGAAGGGGTTGTGAAAAGTGATTATTCTAAACTAAATATAGGAACATCAGAAAATATAAAAATAAACGCAAAGTATTCTACTGTAAAAATAGAAAATGCTGTAAATGTAGCTTTTAATTGCGATTACGGTTCTATGTATATTGAGGAGGCAGAAGAAATAAAAGGAAATTCAGATTATTTAAGTATGCAATTTGGTACTGTAAAGAAAAATTTATTTATAGAAACAGATTATGGATCTTTAACCGTTAAAAACTTAGTAAAAGGTTTCCAAAACGTGGTGGTAAATGCAGAATATGCAGGTGTAAATATTGGTGTAGATTCAGATGCAGTTTTCGAATTTGAAATAGATTTACAATATGCAGATTTTAATAGAAATGAGAATAATATAGTGTTTTCTAAAAATATTTCTAAGTCAACAGATAAATATTACGAGGGTAAATTTGGAATTGGAAAAAGTAACTCTAAACTTAAAGTTAAATCTCAGTACGGAGGGGTTACTATTAAATAGATTTCTAATAAAAAAAATAAAATAAAAACAACGATTATGAACAAGAAAATATTTTTAACAAGCTTAATTTTAACGGTCAGTTTTACTATAAATGCACAAAATTGGTTTGGAAGCAGTAAACAAATAAAAGGAAATGGAAATTTGATTACGCTAACGAAAACTACAGAAACGTATAAAAGTATTTCTATAGGTGGATCTTTTGATGTAATTCTTGTTAAAGGGAAAGAAGGTAAAATAACCTTAGAGGGAGAAGAAAATATACTTCCCTTTATAGAAACTGAAGTTTCTGACGGCACTTTAAAAGTAAAGTTTAAGAACAATACAAATATTAGTACCACTAAAAAACTAACAGTAACAGTGCCTTATATAGATATTGAAAGTGTTGCTTTGGGCGGTTCTGGAAACATTTTAAGTGAAAGTTTAATTAAGGCAAACAATTTTAGTATTAGTTTAGGTGGTTCT
Protein-coding regions in this window:
- a CDS encoding head GIN domain-containing protein, producing MNKKIFLTSLILTVSFTINAQNWFGSSKQIKGNGNLITLTKTTETYKSISIGGSFDVILVKGKEGKITLEGEENILPFIETEVSDGTLKVKFKNNTNISTTKKLTVTVPYIDIESVALGGSGNILSESLIKANNFSISLGGSGNITLKVDANNIKAAIGGSGNMNLEGSCNEFTCSIAGSGDISAYGLQTDEVYVNVAGSGSVKTSVSSKIEAKLVGSGNVYYKGNPAKVNSKSVGSGSVVDKN